Genomic segment of Panicum virgatum strain AP13 chromosome 2K, P.virgatum_v5, whole genome shotgun sequence:
AAGCTGGAAGCCATATGTTGCTGATGATGTTCAACTTCAGTTTTTCATGATGAGTCCTTATGTTTTGAAAACTATGTCGACTGACAAGAAGGTGTTTACCATTACAAACCTGTTATGCATTAAAGATCAATTGTGAGATTAGCATATTGTTGTGGCTAAACTATCATGTTCTCTTTATGTAGGGTTTATATTCAACGTCCTTCAAAGTTCCTGATGTTTATGGAGTTTTCCAGTTCAAAGTTGAGTACCAAAGGCTGGGATATACTGGTCTGTCCTTTACAAAGCAGGTTAGTCTCGTGACATGCTTTCCTTTCTTCGGTGGATCTATGACTGTATAGTTGTTCTTTTTGTGTGACTTCACTTCACATTTTGataatctgttttttttttcctgctgCAGATTCCAGTACGCCCGTACAGGCACAATGAGTATGAGAGATTCATAACATCAGCATACCCATACTACACTGCCTCATTTTCAACCGTAAGATCTGCTTTGATACGTTCTTGAGTAGACACGAGGAAATTTGCTTTTTGCATCTTTTACAGCTTCACGTCTAGATGAGTGGAAGTCACTTGTGTAGACTATCGTAGGCTACATGTGTAGAACTTTCCAACTTTTGTTTCCTTAACCTGGGTTGTACAAAAGCACGTAGGTTCTATATTAGCTCCATGCATCATCTCTTACATACTTTCTTCCTCATTGCAGATGGGAGCTTTCTTCATATTCTCGTTTGTGTACCTGTACCACAAATAGAGAACCCACTGGATGCTGATGCGACCTTGATCCGTGGCACCAATCGGGTGCTAAAAGCCAAGTGTTACCCGGTGCAATTTTTATGGAACCGTATTTTTGTAGTGCCAACTTAGATAACATTTGATGACCGTGGTCGCGCTCATGAAAAGCTTGCTCGTGCTAGGATGTTTGATCCCCTCTTTTTCTTTGACTGTTTCTGATCAGCACTTGTGAAAACTTTTACAGCCTATATAGAATTGAAATGATGACAGAGATGTAGCGAGTCTGAAAGTACTCCATGCCCGATTGTTTGGCTCTTGCTCTGATCCGAGCTGCGTGTCGTGACTCTGGTCCCTGGACATGGAATAGTTAGTCTGTGCTTGTGAGCCTGTACTGTTTATTCTTGCTCTGAATTATACGTGGGGTGTGGAAAACTTGAACCCGCTAAGCTTGTATTGGAATGTTATCTCAAATTCCTGGTCTCGGATTGTTGGTTGCTCTTGTTGGAGTGAATGCGAGATTCATTGGCCTCAGGCATGAATTTATCCAGTCTCAATGGAAGGTAAGGCCTGAGACGTCGGGTGAAGAGAGTGTAAATTGCAGAAGGTCCACTTGCAAGCCGGTTTCCTCTTCGCCAAACAATCAATCTCCGAACTCTTTGCTGCCTCACTTGGCAGTCTTTGTATTGCATTTGTTTTCAATTTGATCCTCCACCTGGTTAAAGGGTACCACACTGGAGAAATGCAAGAACTTATGCGCTTGCCATTGGCCCCATGGTGCCTAAGGTTTGAGATGGGCAATGCCAAGCAGAGATGGACATTCTTCTCGGATTCGCTCCGCCTTACAACATTTCTGCCCATAGTCATTTCCTTAGTGGATGATCTTCCGGTTTTGTATTACGAACTTGGTTACCGAAGATATCTCGGTTCATAGTTAATGGGTCCATACACATAACACTCTGAATACTCGGAGATCATATTGAAGGAGCACCATCCTTTATTATACCCAGTATATATTTAATACAACGTTCATATCACAGGGTACACCGTACAACATAACACCACAGTGGCATAGCAAAGCATACAACTCTCCCGTCTCCCCCACACTGATGATCATACAACAAGGCACATCACAACCACCCTAATCCCTCCCCCAATCTCCCGTGGACATGCATCACCAATGGCGACGGCTGAGAATGGCCCAGCCGCAAAGACCCGACGAGCATCCGGCGCCACCGTCTTGGTCTACACGACCGTGATCTCCAGCGTCCACCGGTACAGCTCCTTCTCCGGCACGGGCAGGTCGACGGTGATGAGCCCCGTGTCGGCGTCGTAGCCGAactccacctccgccgcgtccagcgcgcacctcgccggccgccgcgagcaGTAGGCGCCGAACCGGCCGCACCCGCGCACCCTCATcctcgccacggccgccgcgccgccgccggccgctcccaCCGCGCAGtcctcgacggcgccgccggcgttgAACATGTCGAGCAGCCCGACGGGCGCGAAcgcggcgcccgccgcggcggcggcccggcggagcGGGCAGACGTGGAACACCTCGTACTCCAGCGGGCCCAGCGTCACCggcagcgccgcgccgcggggcAGCCGGACGAGCTCCCCCGCCCGGTGCGCGTacaccaccgcctcgccgtcccactcccactccccctcaccctcgccgccgccggcgacgcgcgcgatggcgtcgacgtcggccgcgCGCACGGCGCCGGTCAGCGTCCCCGGCGCCGCGTCGTGCACGCGCGTCCGCTTGGAGACGCGGCACCACCCGGCGCCCTGGCAGTTGAACGcccccaccacgccgccgcacgCGTTCACGTTCCACACCTTGAGCAGCGTCGCGCCGTCGCGCGCCGGGTCGGAGAAGAGGCAGTCGCGCGTGGGGCGCCCCGGCAGCCGCGCGCGGAGCACGGAGCCGTCGGGGAGGACGAGCTTCCTCAGCACCCGGAAATCATGGCGCCCCGGCTTGTCGCTGACGTAGACCggcccgccgccgaccgccctcgccgcgccgtgGTACTCCGCCGCCGGGTGCGCGCTCTGGAACATGTCCCAGTCGGGCTGCATGAACTCGCCGAGGAAGACGGAGTTgtaggcgacggcggcgacgtggACGGTGTGCGATGCCGGGTCGCGCGGGTAGAAGTCGTCGGAGGCGCGCACAACGGCGGTCTGCCGCGCGCTGTAGAGCATGTCGGTGTTGTGGCACATGCAGGAGATGCAGCCGTTGTcggggaagctccgcgccacgGAGGCCTCGAGCGCGCGGTGGTAGGCGCGGGTGATCGCGACgcggccgccgtggccggcgcCGACCGTCTCGATGATGTTCTGCACGTCCACCttgacgccgtcgacgccgcagGAGGCGAGGTACGCGTGGAGCTCGCCGTAGAAgtcgcgggcgcggcgcgggggcacGAGCCCGAGCCCGAGGACGGACAGCGAGTCCATCACGATGTCCGGCTGGTTGCCGGTGACCCCCGGCGACTGCACCGGGTACGCCGGCGACGGCTCGTAGCGGTCGATCCCCACGCCGCCCCAGTACCCAGCCATGGCGTGCCACACGTACACCTGCTTCACGCCGTGGGCCTCCTTGGTCTCCCGGACCAGCTGCTTcagcccgcccgccgccgcctcgccgtcgccgccgtggtcAGTGGTGGGCTTGGCCTGGAACTTGGTGTTCTCCTTGATCCCCGTCAGCCTGCTCGCGAACTGCGCGCCCTCCTGGACGGCGACGTTGGGGTCGGGCTTTTCGTCGGCGGCGATCTGCTGCCAGCCGTCGTCGATGATGAGgaaccgcggcggcgcgccgccctcGGCCAGGCTGAAGGAGGATTTATTCATTCATTAGGAGGACAAGATCGAGCAGAGCAGGTGGAGGAGGAATTAATCTCGCCGGGGGAACAGAACAGGCTGGCAGGCATACCTCTGGAGGCCGCGCTTGACGCCGTCGGCGGTGACGTCGGTGTAGAAGGCGTCCCAGGTGCACCAGCCGAACCAGTCGAGGAACGACGgcagcttcttcctctcccGGTGGTGGAACGTCTGCAGGTGCTTCTCCACCgcccggacggcggcggcgatggcgtcgaAGGGGCTGTCGCCGGCGTGGAGGTACACCATGTGCGCGCCCTGGTCGGTCTGCACCGCCTTGTCGCCGCTCTCGATGCAGATCTGCAGCTCGTCGCGGTCGTTCCCCTGAAGCGCCGCCCGGAACGGCCcctccagcagcggcagcaTCACCAGGTACATCgggccggcgtcggcgtcgtctccgtcgccggcggaggcgggcaCCTCGACGAGCATGAACTGTGTCTCGAGCGGGACGTCGCCGCCGCAGTC
This window contains:
- the LOC120667698 gene encoding probable galactinol--sucrose galactosyltransferase 2, whose protein sequence is MTVTPVITVSDGRLAVRGRTVLTGVPDNVSAAHAAGAGLVDGAFVGAHAGEAKSHHVFTFGTLRDCRFLCLFRFKLWWMTQRMGDCGGDVPLETQFMLVEVPASAGDGDDADAGPMYLVMLPLLEGPFRAALQGNDRDELQICIESGDKAVQTDQGAHMVYLHAGDSPFDAIAAAVRAVEKHLQTFHHRERKKLPSFLDWFGWCTWDAFYTDVTADGVKRGLQSLAEGGAPPRFLIIDDGWQQIAADEKPDPNVAVQEGAQFASRLTGIKENTKFQAKPTTDHGGDGEAAAGGLKQLVRETKEAHGVKQVYVWHAMAGYWGGVGIDRYEPSPAYPVQSPGVTGNQPDIVMDSLSVLGLGLVPPRRARDFYGELHAYLASCGVDGVKVDVQNIIETVGAGHGGRVAITRAYHRALEASVARSFPDNGCISCMCHNTDMLYSARQTAVVRASDDFYPRDPASHTVHVAAVAYNSVFLGEFMQPDWDMFQSAHPAAEYHGAARAVGGGPVYVSDKPGRHDFRVLRKLVLPDGSVLRARLPGRPTRDCLFSDPARDGATLLKVWNVNACGGVVGAFNCQGAGWCRVSKRTRVHDAAPGTLTGAVRAADVDAIARVAGGGEGEGEWEWDGEAVVYAHRAGELVRLPRGAALPVTLGPLEYEVFHVCPLRRAAAAAGAAFAPVGLLDMFNAGGAVEDCAVGAAGGGAAAVARMRVRGCGRFGAYCSRRPARCALDAAEVEFGYDADTGLITVDLPVPEKELYRWTLEITVV